A region from the Prevotella melaninogenica genome encodes:
- a CDS encoding tetratricopeptide repeat protein: MFNNVILKVIKMHRTLLALALLGGSLGIHADRKDSLQSYDYFFLEAIRQQDMGNLTAAFDLLRHAHDLNPQAPEVYYQLAAFYVDMKKDALAREYFEKAASLDPDNSVYQEKLGKLYVTQKDYPNAINAFERLYESNKTRSDVLQLLYQLYGSQNEYKMMIKCLERLETLEGTNEQISLSKMQLYEQMGEKRKEYDELKALVDSHPLDLNYRVMFGNWLLQNGKKKEALQKYRDVLKEDPNNSLAKLSMMDYYNEIGDKATVKTILQELLQSPKTEKEAKLELLRQVITGSQKDNNPDSTEVMRLLSVALAVPQENADIYMLKAAYMTLRKQPKAEINRVYEKAIEVEPDNSRARIALIQNIWDSKDYDKIISLCRPAIEYNPDEMAFYYFQGMAQFQKHDIDAALETFRKGVGQIKPDSNPDIVSDFYAIMGDILHEKGRNNEAFEAYDSCLQWKADNVAALNNYAYYLSEENKDLTKAEQMSYKTIKAEPNNSTYLDTYAWILFQQKRYEEAKIYIEQAIRNDSTLSNVVKEHAGDIYAQTGDIEKALDFWQQALKGGNESAILRKKIQLKKYIAE, from the coding sequence ATGTTCAATAACGTTATTTTGAAAGTCATAAAGATGCACCGTACCCTCCTTGCTCTTGCTTTGTTGGGTGGTTCTTTGGGCATACATGCTGACCGAAAGGATAGCCTTCAAAGCTATGATTACTTCTTCCTTGAAGCCATTCGACAGCAGGATATGGGCAATCTTACGGCTGCTTTTGACCTTCTGCGCCATGCGCACGACCTTAACCCACAGGCTCCAGAGGTTTATTATCAGTTGGCTGCCTTTTATGTGGATATGAAGAAGGATGCACTGGCACGTGAATACTTTGAGAAGGCGGCAAGTCTTGATCCTGACAACTCGGTTTATCAGGAGAAATTAGGAAAGCTTTATGTTACACAGAAAGACTATCCTAATGCCATTAATGCCTTTGAAAGGCTTTATGAATCCAATAAAACGCGCTCTGATGTGTTGCAACTTCTTTATCAGCTCTATGGTTCTCAGAATGAATACAAGATGATGATTAAGTGCTTGGAACGCTTGGAAACATTGGAAGGAACCAACGAACAGATCTCACTTAGTAAGATGCAACTCTACGAGCAGATGGGAGAAAAGCGCAAGGAGTACGATGAGTTGAAGGCACTCGTTGACAGTCATCCGCTTGACCTCAACTATCGTGTGATGTTCGGAAACTGGCTTTTGCAGAATGGTAAGAAGAAGGAAGCCCTTCAGAAGTACCGTGATGTACTGAAAGAAGACCCAAACAACTCGCTTGCTAAACTCTCCATGATGGATTATTATAACGAAATCGGAGACAAGGCAACCGTAAAAACAATTCTACAAGAACTGCTGCAATCGCCAAAAACAGAAAAGGAAGCGAAGTTAGAGTTACTCCGTCAGGTTATTACTGGCAGTCAGAAGGATAATAATCCTGACAGTACTGAGGTGATGAGACTCTTATCTGTGGCGTTAGCTGTCCCTCAAGAAAATGCTGATATCTATATGCTTAAAGCCGCATATATGACACTCCGCAAGCAACCAAAGGCTGAAATCAATCGTGTTTATGAGAAAGCTATTGAGGTAGAACCTGATAACTCGCGTGCAAGAATTGCCTTGATTCAGAATATTTGGGACTCGAAAGATTACGATAAGATTATTTCTCTTTGCCGTCCTGCCATTGAGTATAATCCTGATGAGATGGCATTCTATTACTTCCAAGGTATGGCTCAGTTTCAGAAGCACGACATTGACGCCGCCTTGGAGACATTCCGAAAGGGAGTAGGACAGATAAAGCCAGACAGTAATCCGGATATTGTTTCAGACTTTTACGCTATCATGGGTGATATCCTTCATGAGAAAGGACGCAACAATGAGGCTTTTGAAGCCTATGATAGTTGTTTGCAGTGGAAAGCTGACAATGTTGCGGCATTGAACAATTATGCTTATTACCTCAGTGAGGAGAATAAGGACCTTACGAAGGCAGAGCAGATGAGTTACAAGACTATCAAGGCAGAGCCTAATAATAGTACTTATCTCGATACTTACGCATGGATTCTCTTTCAGCAAAAGCGTTACGAAGAGGCGAAGATATACATCGAACAGGCTATCCGTAATGACTCAACACTCAGCAATGTTGTCAAGGAACACGCTGGTGATATCTATGCACAGACAGGCGATATAGAGAAAGCTCTTGACTTCTGGCAGCAAGCTCTCAAAGGAGGTAACGAGAGTGCGATACTGAGGAAGAAGATACAATTAAAGAA
- the dut gene encoding dUTP diphosphatase, giving the protein MTQIKVINKGHQQLPAYATSQSAGMDLRANIDAPIVLQPMERRLIPTGLHIALPVGFEAQVRPRSGLALKHGLTVLNSPGTIDADYRGEIMVLLINFSNEPFIINDGERIAQMVIARHEQAEFVEVEVLDETERGEGGYGHTGVK; this is encoded by the coding sequence ATGACACAGATAAAAGTAATTAATAAAGGGCATCAGCAACTTCCTGCTTATGCTACTTCACAGAGTGCAGGGATGGACCTCCGCGCTAATATCGATGCACCAATCGTACTGCAACCAATGGAAAGAAGACTCATTCCTACCGGTCTTCATATCGCACTTCCAGTAGGTTTTGAGGCACAGGTGCGCCCTCGTAGTGGTCTTGCATTGAAGCATGGGCTGACCGTTCTCAACTCTCCAGGTACGATTGATGCCGACTATCGTGGTGAAATCATGGTACTGCTTATTAACTTCTCGAATGAGCCTTTCATCATTAACGATGGAGAACGCATTGCTCAGATGGTCATTGCACGCCATGAGCAGGCTGAGTTTGTTGAAGTAGAAGTGCTTGATGAGACTGAACGCGGTGAAGGTGGATACGGTCATACGGGTGTGAAGTAA
- the dgt gene encoding dGTP triphosphohydrolase: MNWHQLISNKRLGQEERHALRHDDRSEFKRDSDRLIYSAPFRRLQNKTQVFPLPGSVFVHNRLTHSLEVASLGKSLGDDVARRLIEIHPELRGTLFEEIGTIVQTACYAHDMGNPPFGHSGEKAIQAFFTEGPGACLKDKVSPHFWEDITHFEGNANAFRLLTHRFLGRREGGFVMTYSTLASIVKYPFSSTYASKHGKFGFFATEEETYKKIADELGIIQKDSSEAGIRYVRHPLTYLMEAADDICYEIMDIEDSHKLKLLSFEETADLLLGFFDEATRKSIRKRIEDEGVTDQNEQVVYFRARAVGLLEAECVNVFVEHEEEILNGTFEESLIKHISELPRQAYKRCTEVSVDRIYRSKAVLDVELSGYKIMETLMEALIGAAVEPDHFHSQQLIRRFSSQYDIQSPYLETRIMAVLDFISGMTDIYALDIYQKINGISLPLI; encoded by the coding sequence ATGAACTGGCATCAACTCATATCTAACAAGCGTCTCGGACAAGAAGAACGTCACGCACTTCGACACGATGACCGCTCTGAATTCAAGCGTGACAGCGACCGATTGATTTATTCTGCACCGTTCCGACGACTGCAGAACAAAACTCAAGTCTTCCCGCTTCCGGGTAGTGTCTTTGTACACAACCGCCTAACTCACTCCTTAGAAGTAGCTTCCTTGGGTAAATCCTTGGGTGATGACGTGGCAAGAAGACTCATCGAAATACACCCAGAGTTGCGTGGTACGCTCTTTGAAGAGATTGGAACCATCGTACAGACAGCCTGTTACGCCCACGACATGGGTAACCCTCCGTTCGGTCATAGTGGTGAAAAGGCTATTCAAGCTTTCTTTACAGAAGGACCGGGAGCCTGCTTAAAAGACAAAGTTAGCCCTCATTTCTGGGAAGACATCACCCATTTTGAGGGTAATGCCAACGCCTTCCGCCTATTGACTCATCGCTTTTTAGGTCGAAGAGAAGGTGGTTTTGTGATGACTTATAGTACCCTTGCAAGTATCGTAAAATATCCTTTCAGCTCTACCTATGCAAGTAAACACGGCAAATTTGGCTTCTTTGCAACGGAAGAAGAAACCTATAAGAAGATTGCTGACGAATTAGGTATCATACAAAAGGATAGCTCTGAGGCTGGCATACGCTACGTCCGCCATCCGCTGACCTACCTTATGGAGGCAGCAGACGATATCTGTTATGAAATTATGGATATCGAAGACTCACACAAACTCAAGCTCCTATCCTTTGAAGAGACAGCCGACCTGCTCCTTGGTTTCTTCGATGAAGCCACAAGAAAGAGCATCCGAAAGCGTATAGAAGACGAGGGTGTGACCGACCAAAACGAACAAGTGGTTTACTTCCGTGCCCGCGCCGTAGGATTATTAGAGGCAGAATGCGTCAATGTCTTTGTTGAACACGAGGAGGAGATACTCAACGGAACCTTTGAAGAGTCGCTCATCAAGCATATTTCTGAGCTTCCCCGACAGGCTTACAAACGCTGTACAGAGGTTTCAGTGGATAGGATTTACCGCAGTAAGGCAGTCCTCGACGTTGAGTTATCAGGCTACAAAATCATGGAAACACTAATGGAAGCACTCATCGGTGCTGCCGTTGAGCCTGATCATTTCCACAGTCAGCAACTTATCAGACGTTTCTCAAGCCAGTATGACATCCAAAGTCCTTATCTTGAAACACGTATCATGGCAGTCCTTGACTTCATCAGTGGAATGACAGATATCTATGCACTCGACATCTACCAGAAGATAAATGGTATCAGTTTGCCACTGATATAA
- a CDS encoding YqiA/YcfP family alpha/beta fold hydrolase → MENQYKKTFPDLMVGKKIIYVHGFMSAGSSHTVQILQDYMPEATVIAPDLPIHPEEAMELLRNLVDTEKPDLIIGTSMGGMYTEMLYGVDRICVNPAFQMGTTISETNMMGKQVFQNPRQDGVQEVIVTKALVKEYKEITEQCFSQVTEEEQQHVFGLFGDADPVVHTFDLFHEHYPQAIRFHGEHRLIEKAVFHYLMPIIRWIDDRQEGRERRTVLIDQNTLADGYGKPKSSLNKAYEFLLDNYNVFFVCPAPTNNPSAVTEQQAWIEDAFSAPAWNHTIFTNQPQLLYGDYFISSTEHDDFLGTSLLFGSEEFKTWEEIITFFERLGGQ, encoded by the coding sequence ATGGAAAATCAATATAAAAAGACCTTTCCTGACCTTATGGTAGGAAAGAAGATTATCTACGTTCACGGCTTTATGTCAGCCGGTTCAAGTCATACGGTACAGATACTGCAAGACTATATGCCTGAAGCTACCGTCATAGCCCCCGACCTCCCTATACATCCAGAGGAGGCAATGGAACTATTGCGCAACCTCGTTGACACCGAAAAGCCCGACCTTATCATTGGCACTTCAATGGGAGGTATGTACACGGAGATGCTTTATGGTGTCGACCGTATCTGCGTAAATCCTGCTTTTCAGATGGGAACAACCATCAGCGAGACGAATATGATGGGTAAACAGGTGTTTCAAAATCCACGACAAGACGGCGTACAGGAGGTTATCGTAACCAAGGCATTGGTAAAGGAGTATAAAGAAATCACCGAACAATGTTTCTCACAGGTGACGGAGGAAGAACAACAACACGTCTTCGGACTTTTTGGTGATGCTGACCCCGTTGTCCACACCTTCGACCTTTTCCACGAACATTACCCTCAAGCTATCCGTTTTCATGGTGAACACCGTCTCATTGAAAAGGCTGTTTTCCACTATCTCATGCCCATCATCCGGTGGATTGACGACCGACAGGAAGGGCGCGAACGTCGTACGGTACTCATTGATCAGAACACACTCGCTGATGGATATGGTAAACCGAAATCAAGTCTGAACAAAGCTTACGAGTTCTTACTTGATAACTATAACGTTTTCTTCGTATGTCCTGCACCAACAAACAATCCATCAGCCGTCACTGAACAACAGGCATGGATTGAAGATGCTTTCAGCGCACCAGCGTGGAACCATACTATCTTCACGAACCAGCCCCAGCTTCTCTATGGCGACTACTTCATCAGTAGTACTGAACACGACGACTTCCTCGGAACAAGCCTACTTTTTGGTAGCGAAGAGTTCAAGACTTGGGAGGAAATTATTACTTTCTTTGAACGCTTGGGAGGACAGTAA
- a CDS encoding DEAD/DEAH box helicase — MAHELFSRIADILLAPSEAQALIMHETLVIACHEGLKNTRHGFGNLSSQVESLCRQHNIAPQDIVAIQKMRRHSNSYAPILPEDVAYDCRALAIFVSAVVQEAIPSFLVGKIPAHGRITENIQITNYRYIRCIVREWNDSIIQVAVTNQDSSEELLMVDYMNTPEYVDFSYLRSLLREGMQLNLLDCTVNRKKVVPRLIVVEPDYLIDISTIANCFESYGHHPLLFTVNRLTPRPTNKHIVLGNFAGSALDDIINHPAGYDIKETFRSNFKEKALDYAICPDFDAASFKQDAERQVENIKGIVDEIFQTFDREKAILEPSFVCERLGIQGRVDLMTTDLKLLVEQKSGKNTFIERKYKNLHGSLHVEKHYVQLLLYYGILQYNFQLSPKNAHIQLLYSKYPLPDGLLEVEPLQTLIREAIRFRNQAVATEFWVAENGFDRMLPLLTPQTLNIEKQNDNFYNRYLLPQLTETLAPLHQLNGLERAYFTRMMTFVIKEQLVSKVGVQEGVGNSNADLWNMPLAEKKETGNIYTGLTIIEKKRSSSFNGYDTITLAVPQQGEDFLPNFRRGDMIYLYTYKKNEAPDVRKSILFKGSLQEIHSNSIVVHLNDGQQNPDLISGDYFAIEHAGSDIGGTSAIRSLYTFITSNEERRQLLLGQRAPRSDKSLTLSRSYHPDYDEIILKAKQAQDYFLLIGPPGTGKTSQALQFLVREQLAGNIYSQPSSAYSAEDSEHNKLSETINTQHSTPNTQPSLLLLAYTNRAVDEICNMLTENKLDYIRIGNEFSCDPKYSNHLLKEVLDDNATLNSIKSTLADAQIVVATTSTMNSNATLFNIKHFDLAIIDEASQILEPNIIGLLSTQHAERRAIKRFILIGDHKQLPAVVQQQDTLETEETNTFLKSIHLLSCANSLFERLILTERAAGRTEFVGTLHKQGRMHPDIADFANRKFYAREQLECVPLAHQMEQTLAYNEASEDETDDLLKAHRMIFIPSKPCRQLNISEKVNTEEARIITDLLRRLYRQLGNNFDPQKSVGVIVPYRNQIAMIRKEIEKLGIPELEEISIDTVERYQGSQRDIILYSFTIQSRYQLDFLTTNTFYEDGQPIDRKLNVAITRARKQLILTGNEPTLRQNQIFAELIDYIKEKGGYYAEKA; from the coding sequence ATGGCACACGAACTATTCTCACGTATCGCTGACATCCTTTTGGCACCTTCTGAAGCGCAGGCACTCATCATGCACGAGACACTCGTCATTGCATGTCATGAAGGATTGAAAAATACCCGACATGGTTTCGGCAACCTTTCTTCGCAGGTGGAGTCACTCTGCAGACAGCATAATATTGCCCCACAGGACATTGTGGCAATCCAGAAAATGCGTCGACACAGTAACTCTTACGCTCCTATTCTCCCGGAAGACGTGGCTTACGACTGTCGTGCCTTGGCTATCTTCGTGTCTGCTGTTGTGCAGGAGGCTATTCCCTCGTTCCTTGTTGGGAAGATTCCTGCACACGGACGTATCACAGAGAACATCCAAATTACGAATTATCGTTACATTCGTTGTATCGTAAGAGAGTGGAACGACAGTATTATTCAGGTGGCTGTGACCAATCAGGACAGCAGCGAAGAGCTCTTGATGGTTGACTATATGAACACACCAGAGTATGTTGACTTCAGCTACTTACGCTCATTGCTACGCGAAGGAATGCAGCTAAATCTTCTTGACTGTACTGTTAACAGAAAGAAGGTTGTACCCCGTCTTATAGTTGTGGAGCCTGACTATCTGATAGACATCTCTACCATTGCTAATTGTTTTGAAAGTTACGGACATCACCCGTTGCTTTTCACCGTCAACAGACTTACCCCTCGTCCCACAAACAAGCACATTGTTTTAGGTAACTTTGCTGGTTCTGCTCTCGATGATATCATCAATCATCCTGCAGGATACGACATCAAAGAAACCTTCCGTTCTAACTTCAAAGAGAAGGCTTTGGACTATGCGATCTGTCCCGACTTTGATGCAGCATCTTTCAAACAAGATGCAGAACGACAGGTGGAGAATATCAAGGGGATTGTTGACGAAATCTTCCAAACTTTCGACCGTGAGAAAGCTATTCTTGAGCCGTCTTTCGTTTGCGAGCGATTGGGCATACAGGGTCGTGTAGACTTGATGACAACCGACTTAAAACTACTTGTTGAGCAGAAGTCGGGCAAGAATACTTTTATTGAACGCAAATACAAAAATTTACATGGGTCACTCCATGTTGAGAAACACTACGTGCAGTTGCTGCTCTACTATGGTATCCTGCAATATAACTTTCAGCTTAGTCCGAAGAATGCACACATCCAACTGTTGTATTCTAAATACCCCCTACCCGACGGATTACTCGAAGTGGAGCCACTGCAAACCTTGATACGCGAGGCTATTCGCTTCCGTAATCAAGCCGTAGCTACAGAGTTCTGGGTGGCTGAAAATGGCTTTGATAGGATGTTGCCATTGCTCACACCGCAGACATTGAACATTGAGAAGCAAAACGACAACTTCTATAACAGATACCTCTTACCACAGCTCACAGAGACACTGGCGCCACTTCACCAACTCAACGGCCTTGAACGTGCTTATTTCACACGTATGATGACCTTTGTTATCAAGGAACAATTAGTATCGAAAGTGGGTGTACAGGAAGGTGTAGGAAACAGTAATGCTGACCTTTGGAACATGCCTCTTGCAGAAAAAAAAGAGACAGGAAACATCTATACAGGACTGACTATCATCGAGAAAAAGCGTAGCAGCTCGTTCAATGGCTATGATACAATTACACTCGCTGTACCCCAACAAGGCGAAGATTTCCTCCCTAATTTTCGCCGAGGAGACATGATTTATCTCTATACGTACAAGAAGAACGAGGCACCTGACGTGAGAAAGAGTATTCTTTTCAAAGGTTCTTTACAGGAGATACATAGCAACAGCATTGTTGTACACCTCAATGACGGACAGCAAAACCCTGACCTTATCAGCGGAGATTACTTCGCTATTGAGCATGCAGGTAGTGACATCGGTGGCACATCAGCTATCAGAAGTCTTTACACTTTCATCACTTCAAACGAAGAACGTCGTCAATTGCTCTTGGGACAGCGTGCGCCACGCTCTGACAAGTCGCTGACCCTATCTCGCAGTTACCATCCCGATTATGACGAAATCATCTTGAAAGCTAAGCAGGCACAGGATTATTTCCTTCTTATCGGTCCTCCCGGCACAGGAAAGACCTCGCAGGCTCTGCAATTCCTTGTGCGTGAACAGTTGGCAGGGAACATCTATTCACAACCATCTTCAGCCTATTCAGCAGAAGATTCTGAGCACAACAAACTTTCAGAAACCATCAACACCCAACACTCAACACCCAACACCCAACCATCCCTCCTCCTCCTTGCCTATACAAATCGTGCTGTTGACGAGATTTGTAATATGCTAACAGAGAATAAACTTGACTATATCCGCATCGGTAATGAGTTCAGTTGTGACCCGAAATATAGTAACCATTTGTTGAAGGAAGTGTTAGATGACAACGCAACTCTCAACAGCATAAAGTCTACCTTAGCAGATGCCCAAATTGTTGTAGCCACAACCTCTACTATGAACAGCAATGCTACGCTCTTTAATATCAAGCATTTCGACCTCGCAATCATTGATGAAGCAAGTCAGATATTAGAGCCTAATATTATTGGCTTACTTTCTACCCAGCATGCAGAAAGGCGTGCGATAAAACGGTTTATATTGATAGGCGACCATAAACAATTGCCTGCTGTGGTGCAACAACAGGACACTTTAGAAACGGAAGAAACCAATACTTTCCTCAAAAGCATCCACCTTTTATCATGTGCTAATTCTCTCTTTGAACGCCTTATCCTCACAGAGCGGGCAGCAGGGAGAACTGAGTTTGTTGGTACACTGCACAAACAAGGACGCATGCATCCGGATATTGCCGACTTTGCTAATCGTAAGTTTTACGCACGCGAACAACTCGAGTGTGTGCCATTAGCCCACCAGATGGAGCAGACCTTAGCTTATAACGAAGCAAGTGAAGACGAAACAGACGACCTTTTGAAGGCACATCGTATGATTTTCATCCCTTCAAAGCCGTGCCGACAACTGAATATTTCAGAGAAAGTAAACACGGAAGAGGCACGTATCATTACCGACCTGCTTAGACGTTTATACCGACAACTCGGCAATAACTTTGACCCTCAGAAGTCTGTTGGTGTCATCGTGCCTTACCGCAACCAGATTGCAATGATTAGAAAGGAGATTGAGAAACTCGGTATTCCCGAATTAGAAGAAATCAGTATTGATACCGTTGAACGTTATCAGGGTAGCCAGCGTGACATCATCCTCTACTCCTTCACCATTCAAAGTCGCTATCAACTCGACTTCCTCACCACCAATACCTTCTACGAAGATGGTCAACCCATCGATCGTAAACTGAATGTTGCCATCACAAGAGCCCGCAAACAGCTGATTCTTACTGGTAATGAGCCAACATTAAGACAAAATCAAATCTTCGCAGAACTCATTGATTATATCAAAGAAAAGGGTGGATATTATGCAGAAAAGGCATAG
- the argS gene encoding arginine--tRNA ligase → MKIEEQITVAALAAVKELYGTEVPEKMIQLQKTRSDFEGNLTLVTFPLLKTSHKKPEDTAQDLGEYLKKNCKAVADFNVVKGFLNLVIAQAAWTGLLNDINADEKFGEKQVTDESPLVMIEYSSPNTNKPLHLGHVRNNLLGWSLAQIMEANGNKVVKTNIVNDRGIHICKSMLAWQKWGNGITPEQAGKKGDHLIGDFYVLFDKHYKEECKQLQEQYEKEGLTADEAKEKAEHEAPLIKEAHDMLVKWEANDPEIRGLWEMMNNWVYAGFDETYKALGVGFDKIYYESSTYLAGKKKVEEGLEKGLFIRKEDNSVWADLTNEGLDQKLLLRKDGTSVYMTQDIGTAEMRFNDYPIDKMIYVVGNEQNYHFQVLSILLDRLGFKWGKDLVHFSYGMVELPNGKMKSREGTVVDADDLVASMIENAKSLSEDKVNKLEGITEEEKNEIARIVGMGALKYFILKVDARKNMLFNPEESIDFNGNTGPFIQYTYARIRSILRKAEAQNITLPASLNDDAPLNDKEIALIQKLNDFGAAVAQAGIDYSPSGIANYCYELTKEFNQFYHDYSILNADTEAEKITRLVIAKNVAKVIKNGMALLGIEVPERM, encoded by the coding sequence ATGAAGATAGAAGAGCAAATTACCGTTGCTGCACTTGCAGCTGTCAAGGAGTTGTACGGAACAGAAGTTCCTGAAAAGATGATTCAGCTGCAGAAGACACGCAGCGACTTCGAGGGTAACCTCACACTCGTCACCTTCCCACTGCTGAAGACTTCACATAAGAAGCCTGAAGATACCGCACAGGATTTAGGTGAATACCTGAAGAAGAACTGCAAGGCTGTGGCTGACTTCAATGTTGTAAAGGGCTTCCTCAACCTCGTTATTGCGCAAGCAGCATGGACAGGTCTGTTGAATGATATCAATGCTGACGAGAAGTTCGGTGAGAAGCAAGTGACAGACGAGAGTCCATTGGTGATGATCGAATACTCTTCACCTAACACCAACAAGCCACTTCACCTCGGTCACGTTCGTAACAACCTGCTTGGTTGGTCATTGGCACAGATTATGGAAGCCAATGGTAACAAGGTTGTAAAGACGAATATCGTTAATGATCGTGGTATCCACATCTGTAAGTCAATGCTGGCTTGGCAGAAATGGGGCAATGGTATCACACCAGAGCAGGCAGGAAAGAAAGGTGACCACTTGATTGGTGACTTCTACGTACTCTTCGACAAGCACTACAAAGAGGAGTGCAAGCAACTGCAGGAGCAGTATGAGAAAGAGGGATTGACAGCCGATGAGGCAAAAGAAAAGGCTGAGCACGAAGCTCCACTGATTAAGGAAGCACACGACATGCTCGTGAAGTGGGAAGCTAACGACCCTGAGATTCGCGGCTTATGGGAAATGATGAACAACTGGGTATATGCTGGTTTTGATGAGACTTACAAAGCATTGGGCGTTGGTTTCGATAAAATTTACTACGAATCAAGCACTTATCTCGCTGGTAAGAAGAAGGTGGAAGAAGGTCTTGAGAAGGGACTCTTCATCCGTAAGGAAGACAACTCCGTATGGGCTGACCTCACCAACGAGGGTTTGGACCAGAAACTTCTACTGCGTAAGGATGGCACATCGGTTTATATGACACAGGATATTGGTACTGCAGAGATGCGTTTCAATGACTACCCTATCGACAAGATGATTTATGTTGTTGGTAACGAGCAGAACTATCACTTCCAAGTTCTTTCTATCCTCTTGGATCGTTTAGGCTTCAAGTGGGGTAAAGACCTTGTACACTTCTCATACGGTATGGTAGAATTGCCAAACGGTAAGATGAAGAGCCGTGAGGGAACAGTTGTCGATGCAGACGACCTTGTTGCATCAATGATTGAGAATGCGAAGAGTCTTAGCGAGGATAAGGTGAACAAGTTGGAAGGTATCACTGAGGAAGAGAAGAACGAGATTGCACGTATCGTGGGTATGGGTGCGTTGAAATATTTCATCCTTAAGGTCGATGCACGCAAGAATATGCTCTTCAACCCAGAGGAGTCTATCGACTTCAATGGTAACACGGGACCATTCATTCAGTACACTTACGCACGTATCCGCAGCATTCTCCGTAAGGCTGAGGCGCAGAATATCACCTTGCCTGCATCACTCAACGACGATGCTCCACTGAACGACAAGGAGATTGCACTCATCCAGAAACTCAACGACTTTGGTGCTGCTGTCGCTCAAGCTGGTATTGACTATAGCCCAAGCGGTATTGCTAACTACTGCTATGAGCTGACAAAGGAGTTCAACCAGTTCTATCATGACTACAGCATCCTCAACGCTGACACCGAAGCAGAGAAGATTACCCGCCTTGTGATTGCCAAGAATGTGGCTAAGGTCATCAAGAACGGTATGGCATTGCTCGGTATTGAAGTGCCTGAGAGGATGTAA
- a CDS encoding RNase H family protein, which produces MAIDSHNTNQAGGAQPNTQTSSQTNTQSAIQPQQTGASPLSGGLRGAGAWAVDAACSGNPGPMEYQCVDLQTGARVFHFGPVMGTNNIGEFLAIVHALALMKKQGIKDKVIYSDSYNAILWVNKKRCKTTFVRNAETEELHQIIARAEHWLQTHKVTTPIIKWETKQWGEIPADFGRK; this is translated from the coding sequence ATGGCAATAGACTCACATAACACGAATCAAGCTGGTGGTGCTCAGCCAAACACACAGACGAGTTCTCAAACAAACACTCAGTCAGCTATCCAACCACAGCAGACTGGGGCTTCCCCCCTTTCGGGGGGATTGAGGGGGGCTGGTGCTTGGGCTGTTGACGCTGCTTGTTCTGGCAATCCGGGACCAATGGAATATCAATGTGTTGACCTACAAACTGGTGCAAGAGTCTTCCATTTTGGTCCAGTTATGGGAACAAACAACATTGGTGAGTTTCTCGCTATTGTTCACGCTTTAGCACTGATGAAGAAGCAAGGTATCAAGGATAAGGTTATTTATAGCGACTCTTATAATGCTATCTTATGGGTGAACAAAAAGCGTTGTAAGACTACATTTGTCCGCAATGCAGAAACTGAAGAACTACATCAAATCATTGCTCGTGCTGAACATTGGCTCCAAACGCATAAAGTAACGACACCTATTATAAAGTGGGAAACGAAGCAGTGGGGTGAGATTCCTGCCGACTTCGGAAGGAAATGA